The Bacteroides acidifaciens genome includes a region encoding these proteins:
- a CDS encoding ATP-dependent Clp protease ATP-binding subunit: protein MNNQFSQRVSDIIVYSKEEANRLRSRYIGPEHLLLGMLRDGEGKAIEILSKLNTNLAIIKQQIEAQLKAEADDMLLPDAEVPLSNDAAKILKMCILEARGMKSNIADTEHVLLAILREKNNMAASVLEANDINYTKVLEQATLQPDINSGMGFTEDDDEDEEMSTPRSGRGSSEDRQQAQTASKKPSNDTPVLDNFGTDMTKAAEEGRLDPVVGREKEIERLAQILSRRKKNNPILIGEPGVGKSAIVEGLALRIIQKKVSRILFDKRVVALDMTAVVAGTKYRGQFEERIRSILNELQKNPNVILFIDEIHTIVGAGSAAGSMDAANMLKPALARGEIQCIGATTLDEYRKNIEKDGALERRFQKVIVEPTTAEETLQILRNIKDKYEDHHNVYYTDEALEACVKLTDRYITDRNFPDKAIDALDEAGSRVHLTNVNVPKEIEEQEKLIEEAKNKKNEAVKSQNFELAASFRDKEKELSLQLDEMKKEWETSLKENRQTVDAEEIANVISMMSGIPVQRMAQAEGIKLAGMKEDLQSKVIAQDTAIEKLVKAILRSRVGLKDPNKPIGTFMFLGPTGVGKTHLAKELAKYMFGSADALIRIDMSEYMEKFTVSRLVGAPPGYVGYEEGGQLTEKVHRKPYSIVLLDEIEKAHPDVFNILLQVMDEGRLTDSYGRMVDFKNTVIIMTSNIGTRQLKDFGRGVGFATQSRLDDKEFSRSVIQKALNKSFAPEFINRVDEIITFDQLSLEAITKIIDIELKGLYNRIESIGYKLVIEDKAKEFIASKGYDVQYGARPLKRAIQTYLEDGLSELIISSSLKEGDSIYVSLNEDKNELEMKVVTVE, encoded by the coding sequence ATGAATAATCAATTCTCACAAAGAGTTTCCGACATTATCGTCTATAGCAAGGAAGAAGCAAACCGGTTGAGAAGTAGGTATATAGGCCCCGAACACCTGCTTCTGGGAATGCTCCGTGACGGTGAAGGAAAAGCTATCGAGATATTGTCTAAACTCAACACCAATCTGGCTATAATCAAGCAGCAGATTGAAGCTCAACTGAAGGCAGAAGCTGACGATATGTTACTGCCTGATGCCGAGGTACCGTTGTCTAATGATGCGGCGAAAATATTAAAAATGTGTATTTTAGAAGCGCGTGGAATGAAAAGTAACATCGCTGATACAGAACATGTTCTGTTAGCAATTTTAAGAGAAAAAAACAATATGGCAGCTTCCGTACTTGAAGCAAATGATATAAATTACACAAAAGTACTGGAGCAGGCTACGTTACAACCTGATATAAATTCAGGTATGGGATTTACGGAAGACGATGATGAAGACGAAGAAATGTCTACTCCCCGTTCTGGCAGAGGCAGTTCCGAAGATCGTCAACAGGCACAAACCGCTTCAAAAAAGCCGTCTAATGACACACCGGTACTCGATAATTTCGGTACGGATATGACAAAAGCGGCAGAAGAAGGCAGATTGGATCCTGTAGTCGGCAGAGAAAAAGAAATCGAACGCTTGGCTCAAATCCTGAGTCGTCGTAAAAAGAATAATCCGATTTTGATTGGCGAACCAGGTGTCGGAAAATCAGCTATTGTCGAAGGACTTGCCTTGCGAATCATTCAGAAAAAGGTATCACGGATTCTGTTTGACAAACGAGTAGTAGCCCTTGATATGACGGCTGTTGTAGCAGGAACTAAATACCGCGGGCAATTTGAAGAGCGTATTCGTTCCATACTCAATGAGTTACAGAAGAATCCGAATGTAATTTTGTTCATTGACGAAATTCATACGATTGTAGGTGCAGGTTCCGCAGCAGGCTCTATGGATGCCGCCAACATGCTGAAACCGGCATTGGCAAGAGGGGAAATACAATGTATTGGTGCCACTACCCTGGATGAGTACCGTAAGAATATAGAGAAGGATGGCGCTTTGGAACGTCGTTTCCAAAAAGTGATAGTGGAACCCACTACTGCTGAAGAAACTCTTCAGATTCTGCGTAATATTAAAGATAAATACGAAGATCATCATAACGTATATTATACAGATGAAGCATTGGAAGCATGTGTCAAGCTGACAGATCGCTATATCACAGACCGTAATTTTCCTGATAAGGCCATTGATGCTTTGGACGAAGCCGGTTCACGTGTACATCTGACTAATGTCAACGTCCCTAAAGAGATAGAAGAGCAGGAAAAACTGATCGAAGAAGCTAAAAACAAGAAAAATGAAGCTGTAAAATCACAGAACTTCGAACTTGCAGCCAGTTTCCGGGATAAGGAAAAAGAGCTCTCTCTCCAATTGGATGAAATGAAGAAAGAATGGGAAACTAGCCTGAAGGAAAACAGGCAGACTGTTGATGCAGAAGAAATCGCTAATGTCATATCAATGATGTCAGGCATCCCAGTGCAACGTATGGCGCAAGCCGAGGGCATAAAGCTGGCAGGCATGAAAGAAGACTTGCAATCTAAAGTCATTGCACAAGACACAGCCATAGAGAAACTGGTTAAAGCCATTTTGCGAAGTCGTGTAGGACTGAAAGATCCTAATAAACCGATTGGCACATTTATGTTCTTAGGTCCCACTGGAGTTGGTAAAACTCATTTGGCAAAAGAGTTGGCTAAATACATGTTTGGCTCTGCTGATGCACTGATCCGTATAGATATGAGTGAATATATGGAGAAATTCACCGTTTCACGGTTGGTCGGAGCGCCTCCGGGATATGTAGGATATGAAGAAGGTGGACAGTTGACAGAAAAAGTTCATCGTAAACCATACTCTATCGTATTGCTCGATGAAATAGAAAAAGCGCATCCGGATGTATTCAATATCCTGCTTCAAGTGATGGACGAAGGTCGTTTGACTGACAGTTATGGCAGAATGGTAGACTTCAAGAATACTGTTATTATCATGACTTCCAATATTGGAACCCGCCAGTTGAAAGACTTTGGACGAGGTGTAGGATTCGCGACACAAAGCCGTTTGGATGACAAAGAGTTCTCGCGAAGTGTAATACAAAAAGCTTTAAATAAATCATTCGCGCCTGAATTCATTAATCGTGTAGACGAAATAATAACCTTTGACCAACTCTCCCTGGAAGCTATAACAAAGATTATAGATATAGAGTTGAAAGGGTTGTATAACAGAATTGAATCTATTGGATATAAGCTCGTTATTGAAGATAAGGCAAAAGAATTCATCGCAAGCAAAGGATATGATGTACAATATGGCGCCCGTCCTTTAAAACGAGCCATTCAGACTTATTTGGAAGATGGACTGTCCGAACTTATCATTTCTTCCTCTTTAAAAGAAGGAGATAGCATTTATGTCTCCCTTAATGAAGACAAAAATGAATTGGAAATGAAAGTTGTTACCGTAGAATAG
- the gyrA gene encoding DNA gyrase subunit A, whose amino-acid sequence MLEQDRIIKINIEEEMKSSYIDYSMSVIVSRALPDVRDGFKPVHRRILYGMMELGNTSDKPYKKSARIVGEVLGKYHPHGDSSVYLAMVRMAQEWAMRYPLVDGQGNFGSVDGDSPAAMRYTEARLNKLGEAMMDDLYKETVDFEPNFDNTLVEPKVMPTRIPNLLVNGASGIAVGMATNMPPHNLSEVIDACDAYIDNPEITVEELMEFVKAPDFPTGGYIYGVSGVREAYLTGRGRVVMRAKAEIETGQTHDKIVVTEIPYNVNKAELIKYIADLVNDKKIEGISNANDESDRDGMRIVIDVKRDANASVVLNKLYKMTALQTSFGVNNVALVHGRPKTLNLRDLIKYFIEHRHEVVIRRTQFELRKAKERAHILEGLIIASDNIDEVIRIIRAAKTPNDAIAGLIERFNLTEIQSRAIVEMRLRQLTGLMQDQLHAEYEEIMKQIAYLESILADDEVCRKVMKDELLEVKAKYGDERRSEIVYSSEEFNPEDFYADDQMIITISHMGYIKRTPLTEFRAQNRGGVGSKGTETRDEDFVEHIYPATMHNTMMFFTQKGKCYWLKVYEIPEGTKNSKGRAIQNLLNIDSDDNVTAYLRVKSLEDSEFINSHYVLFCTKRGVIKKTLLEQYSRPRQNGVNAITIREDDSVIEVRMTNGNNEIIIANRNGRAIRFHEAAVRVMGRTATGVRGITLDNDGQDEVVGMICIKDLETESVMVVSEQGYGKRSEIEDYRKTNRGGKGVKTMNITEKTGKLVTIKSVTDENDLMIINKSGITIRLKVEDVRIMGRATQGVRLINLEKRNDQIGSVCKVMTESLEDEIPAEEAEGTIVSDPNADSPDTDIEDSVDVNENESNKIEE is encoded by the coding sequence ATGCTTGAACAAGACAGAATTATAAAGATTAATATCGAGGAGGAAATGAAGTCATCGTACATTGACTACTCCATGTCGGTCATAGTTTCACGTGCCCTTCCTGATGTTAGAGATGGATTTAAGCCCGTTCACCGTAGAATTTTATACGGAATGATGGAATTGGGTAATACTTCAGATAAACCTTATAAGAAATCTGCCAGAATTGTTGGTGAGGTGCTTGGTAAGTACCATCCACATGGGGATTCTTCTGTTTATCTTGCAATGGTACGTATGGCTCAGGAATGGGCAATGCGTTATCCTTTGGTAGATGGACAGGGTAACTTTGGTTCAGTAGACGGCGATAGTCCTGCTGCCATGCGTTATACTGAGGCTCGTCTTAATAAGTTGGGTGAAGCAATGATGGATGACCTGTATAAGGAAACTGTTGACTTTGAACCTAACTTTGATAATACCTTGGTTGAGCCTAAAGTAATGCCAACCCGTATTCCAAATCTTTTGGTAAATGGTGCGTCCGGTATTGCTGTCGGTATGGCAACCAATATGCCGCCTCATAATCTTTCTGAAGTGATCGATGCTTGTGACGCGTATATTGATAATCCGGAAATTACAGTTGAAGAGCTGATGGAATTTGTTAAAGCTCCGGATTTTCCTACTGGTGGATATATATATGGCGTAAGCGGTGTACGTGAAGCATATCTGACAGGTCGTGGACGTGTGGTTATGCGTGCGAAAGCAGAAATAGAAACCGGACAGACACATGATAAAATTGTAGTAACAGAGATTCCGTATAATGTGAATAAGGCAGAATTGATTAAATACATTGCTGACCTTGTGAATGATAAAAAAATAGAGGGTATCTCAAATGCGAATGATGAGTCTGACCGTGACGGTATGCGTATTGTTATTGATGTGAAACGTGATGCAAATGCCAGTGTAGTGTTGAATAAGCTCTATAAGATGACAGCTTTGCAGACATCTTTCGGTGTAAACAACGTTGCTCTGGTTCATGGACGTCCGAAGACTTTGAACCTGAGAGATTTAATTAAATATTTCATCGAACATAGGCACGAGGTTGTTATTCGTCGCACTCAGTTTGAGCTCCGCAAGGCGAAAGAACGTGCACACATTCTTGAAGGTTTGATTATTGCCTCGGATAATATTGATGAGGTAATCCGTATTATTCGTGCTGCAAAAACACCTAATGATGCCATAGCAGGCTTGATAGAGCGTTTCAACCTGACGGAAATTCAGTCTCGCGCTATTGTAGAAATGCGTTTGCGCCAATTGACAGGTCTGATGCAGGATCAGCTTCATGCAGAATACGAAGAAATAATGAAGCAGATTGCTTATTTGGAAAGTATCCTGGCAGATGATGAAGTATGCCGCAAAGTAATGAAAGATGAATTACTGGAAGTAAAAGCGAAATATGGGGACGAACGTCGTTCGGAAATTGTTTATTCTTCAGAAGAATTTAATCCGGAAGACTTCTACGCTGACGATCAAATGATTATCACTATTTCTCATATGGGATATATTAAACGTACGCCATTGACTGAATTCCGTGCGCAAAATCGCGGTGGAGTAGGTTCTAAGGGTACAGAAACTCGTGATGAGGACTTTGTAGAGCATATTTATCCGGCTACCATGCACAATACTATGATGTTCTTTACTCAAAAAGGTAAGTGCTATTGGCTAAAAGTATATGAAATACCTGAAGGAACGAAGAATTCTAAGGGGCGCGCTATCCAAAACCTGCTGAATATTGATTCTGATGATAATGTAACAGCATATTTGCGTGTGAAGAGCTTGGAAGATTCTGAATTTATTAATAGCCATTATGTATTGTTCTGTACAAAGAGAGGTGTGATAAAGAAAACACTGCTTGAACAGTATTCTCGTCCCCGTCAGAACGGTGTGAATGCTATTACTATTCGTGAGGATGATAGTGTAATCGAAGTTCGTATGACGAATGGAAACAATGAGATTATCATTGCTAATCGTAATGGACGTGCGATTCGTTTCCATGAGGCAGCAGTCCGTGTAATGGGACGTACTGCAACAGGTGTACGTGGTATTACATTGGATAACGATGGTCAGGATGAAGTCGTTGGAATGATTTGTATTAAAGATCTGGAAACAGAATCTGTAATGGTTGTTTCTGAACAGGGATATGGCAAACGTTCTGAAATCGAAGACTACCGTAAGACTAACCGTGGCGGTAAGGGTGTTAAGACCATGAATATCACTGAAAAAACTGGTAAACTGGTTACAATAAAGTCTGTAACAGACGAGAACGACTTGATGATTATCAACAAGTCTGGTATTACTATTCGTTTGAAAGTGGAAGATGTCCGTATCATGGGACGTGCTACTCAAGGTGTTCGTCTGATTAATCTAGAAAAACGTAACGACCAGATTGGTTCGGTATGTAAGGTTATGACTGAGAGTCTTGAAGATGAAATTCCGGCAGAAGAAGCAGAAGGTACTATTGTAAGTGACCCAAATGCTGATTCTCCTGATACTGATATTGAAGATTCAGTGGACGTTAATGAAAACGAAAGCAATAAAATTGAGGAATAG
- a CDS encoding tetratricopeptide repeat protein: protein MKRVLFSMVLLMAVSFSFAQMKNVKEAKSIANDVKPNFKQAEQLIKEAMKNPETKDLADTWDVAGFIQKRINEEQMKNAFLRKPYDTLKVYNSILKMYEYYTKCDDLAQVPNEKGKIKNKYRKANASSMLAERPNLINGGIQYFNLDKNKEALKFFATYVESASYPMLADKEIAKTDTLLPQIAYYATLAADRVGDKDAIIKYAPAALADKDGGKFAMQLMADAYKAKGDTAAWIKSLEEGILKFPGNDYFFANLVDYYNSSNQASKAMEFADRMLSNDPNNKLYLYVKAYLYHNMKEYDNAIEYYKKAIAADPEYAEAYSNVGLVYLMKAQDYADKATTDINDPKYAEAQAVVKKFYEEAKPFYEKARALKPDQQDLWLQGLYRVYYNLNMGPEFEEIDKLMK, encoded by the coding sequence ATGAAAAGAGTATTATTTTCAATGGTTTTATTGATGGCTGTTAGCTTCTCATTCGCTCAGATGAAGAATGTGAAAGAAGCAAAAAGTATTGCCAATGACGTAAAACCTAATTTTAAACAGGCTGAACAGCTTATTAAGGAAGCTATGAAGAATCCTGAAACGAAGGATCTTGCTGACACATGGGACGTTGCTGGATTTATTCAGAAGCGTATCAACGAAGAGCAGATGAAAAATGCTTTTTTGAGAAAACCGTATGATACATTGAAAGTCTACAATAGTATTCTGAAAATGTATGAGTACTATACAAAATGTGATGATTTGGCACAAGTTCCCAATGAAAAGGGTAAAATCAAAAACAAATATCGTAAAGCAAACGCTTCTAGCATGTTGGCCGAACGTCCTAACTTGATTAATGGTGGTATCCAATATTTCAATTTGGATAAGAATAAGGAAGCTCTGAAATTCTTCGCAACATATGTAGAATCAGCGTCTTATCCGATGTTGGCTGATAAAGAAATTGCTAAAACCGACACTCTGCTTCCGCAAATTGCTTATTATGCAACATTGGCTGCTGATAGAGTAGGTGATAAAGATGCAATCATTAAATATGCCCCCGCAGCTTTGGCTGATAAAGATGGTGGTAAATTTGCAATGCAGTTAATGGCTGATGCTTATAAGGCTAAGGGTGATACTGCAGCATGGATTAAGTCTTTGGAAGAAGGTATCCTTAAATTCCCAGGAAACGATTATTTCTTTGCAAACTTGGTTGACTATTATAATAGTTCTAATCAAGCCTCTAAAGCAATGGAATTTGCTGATAGAATGTTATCCAATGATCCTAATAATAAGCTGTATTTGTATGTAAAAGCATATCTTTATCATAATATGAAAGAGTATGATAATGCTATCGAATACTACAAGAAAGCTATTGCTGCTGATCCTGAGTATGCAGAAGCATATTCAAACGTAGGTTTAGTATATTTGATGAAAGCACAGGATTATGCTGATAAAGCTACAACAGATATCAATGATCCTAAGTATGCCGAAGCACAAGCTGTAGTGAAGAAATTCTATGAAGAAGCTAAACCTTTCTATGAAAAAGCTAGAGCTTTAAAACCGGATCAACAAGACCTTTGGTTGCAAGGTCTTTACCGAGTTTATTATAACTTGAATATGGGACCAGAATTTGAAGAAATTGATAAGTTGATGAAATAA
- a CDS encoding universal stress protein, whose protein sequence is MEDKLVTLAILTYTKAQILKNVLENEGIETYIHNVNQIQPVVSSGVRLRIKESDLPRALKITESSTWLSESIVGEKEPKVENKSNKILIPVDFSNYSMKACEFAFNLAKTENAEVILLHVYFTPIYASSLPYGDVFNYQIRDEETVKTIIHKVHSDLNNLSAKIKEKVASGEFPDVKYSCILREGIPEEEILRYAKEQRPIVIIMGTRGKNQKDIDLIGSVTAEVIDRSRTTVLAIPENTPFKQFSEVKHIAFITNFDQRDLIAFEAFFNTWKSFHFSVSLIHLTESKDTWNEIKLAGIKEYFHKQYPGLEIHYDVVMSDNLLKGLDQYIKDNQIDIITLTSYKRNIFARLFNPSIARKMIFHSDTPLLVING, encoded by the coding sequence ATGGAAGACAAATTAGTAACCCTAGCCATTCTGACATATACCAAAGCTCAGATATTAAAGAATGTCCTTGAAAATGAAGGTATAGAAACATACATTCATAACGTAAACCAAATACAACCTGTTGTTTCTTCAGGTGTCCGTTTGCGAATTAAAGAAAGTGATTTACCACGTGCACTAAAAATAACAGAAAGTTCTACATGGTTATCTGAAAGTATAGTGGGAGAGAAGGAACCTAAAGTTGAGAATAAATCAAATAAAATTTTAATCCCTGTCGACTTCTCCAATTATTCGATGAAAGCATGTGAATTTGCTTTTAATTTAGCAAAAACAGAGAATGCAGAAGTTATCTTATTGCACGTTTATTTCACGCCTATATATGCATCGTCATTGCCATATGGAGATGTTTTCAATTATCAGATTAGAGATGAAGAGACTGTGAAAACTATTATTCATAAGGTGCATTCTGACCTCAATAACCTTTCGGCTAAAATAAAAGAAAAAGTCGCCTCTGGAGAATTTCCAGATGTCAAATATAGCTGTATCTTACGAGAAGGTATTCCTGAAGAAGAAATTCTTAGATATGCCAAGGAACAGCGTCCCATTGTGATTATTATGGGAACTCGAGGAAAGAATCAAAAAGATATCGATTTGATTGGTAGTGTAACTGCCGAAGTTATTGATAGAAGCCGTACTACAGTGTTGGCTATTCCTGAGAATACACCATTCAAACAGTTCAGTGAGGTCAAACATATTGCTTTTATAACCAATTTCGATCAAAGGGACTTAATTGCATTTGAAGCATTCTTCAATACTTGGAAATCATTTCATTTTTCAGTATCTTTGATACATCTTACTGAGTCCAAAGATACCTGGAATGAAATAAAGCTTGCAGGGATAAAAGAATATTTCCATAAACAATATCCAGGGCTTGAAATTCACTATGATGTCGTAATGAGTGACAATTTATTAAAAGGACTTGATCAATATATCAAAGATAATCAAATAGATATAATTACACTGACTTCATATAAAAGAAATATATTTGCTCGCTTATTTAATCCAAGTATTGCCAGAAAGATGATATTTCATTCTGATACGCCATTACTTGTTATTAACGGATGA
- a CDS encoding tetratricopeptide repeat protein — MKKILFLILISMSMTCFGQDSQNIDSIQVNDSIHAGSTIFSNNASGDVTKAEGDSAYIKEDYAAAIQVYEVLLKNGEAADVYYNLGNSYYKIGEIAKAVLNYERALLLQPGNNDIRANLEVAHTKTIDKVEPIPEVFFVSWTKSLINSMSVDAWATWGIISFILLIVVLYFFIFSKQIAWKKAGFISGIILLIITICANLFASEQKEHLINRNEAIIMSPSITVRSTPSESGTSLFILHEGRKVSIKDNSMKEWKEIRLEDGKVGWIPASAIEVI, encoded by the coding sequence ATGAAAAAAATATTATTTCTTATATTAATATCAATGTCAATGACTTGTTTTGGACAGGATTCACAAAACATTGATTCTATACAAGTAAACGATTCTATCCATGCAGGTTCTACCATATTCTCCAATAATGCATCAGGAGATGTTACAAAAGCTGAAGGGGACTCCGCATATATAAAAGAGGATTATGCTGCAGCCATTCAGGTATACGAGGTCCTACTAAAGAATGGAGAAGCTGCTGACGTTTATTATAACTTAGGAAATAGTTATTATAAAATTGGAGAAATAGCAAAAGCAGTACTCAACTATGAACGTGCCTTACTATTACAACCAGGCAATAATGACATTCGAGCTAACCTTGAAGTAGCACATACTAAAACAATAGATAAAGTAGAACCTATTCCAGAAGTATTCTTTGTCTCCTGGACTAAGTCTTTGATAAATAGCATGAGCGTAGATGCATGGGCGACGTGGGGAATTATTTCCTTTATTTTATTAATTGTCGTTCTCTATTTCTTCATATTCTCAAAACAGATTGCATGGAAGAAAGCAGGTTTCATATCAGGAATCATTCTTTTGATTATTACCATATGCGCCAATCTTTTTGCTTCAGAACAAAAAGAACATTTAATAAACCGGAATGAAGCGATAATAATGAGTCCTAGTATCACAGTCAGAAGCACTCCGAGTGAAAGTGGTACTAGTCTATTTATTCTCCATGAAGGAAGAAAAGTAAGCATCAAGGATAACTCAATGAAAGAATGGAAAGAAATCCGCTTAGAGGACGGAAAAGTAGGATGGATACCCGCTTCCGCTATTGAGGTGATATAA